A single Amphiprion ocellaris isolate individual 3 ecotype Okinawa chromosome 1, ASM2253959v1, whole genome shotgun sequence DNA region contains:
- the rwdd3 gene encoding RWD domain-containing protein 3 isoform X2 has product MSEAALEEVSVLSSIYCGEGEFQLIQQSAQDGLVVQINCTGVGDRGLDVRLVFHLHPDYPSSPPHISISSTGLSRTQCHSIRQKLRDRAAALVPEPMVHQLVECSQQCVEVTEDGGGGDEAVEESEKDEWAAVLLLDHIRSRNRYIGLLERWSHQLQLTGRLLLGQSILVILQGSKPDIKEFCRRLKTVKVDVDSSGRKCKERMMKILIETSWSSSRQHCLQGFLVKNYQSLSELPAAFEELHMIELYQQILPLLSD; this is encoded by the exons ATGTCCGAAGCTGCTCTTGAAGAAGTTTCTGTTTTATCGTCCATATACTGCGGAGAAGGAGAGTTCCAGCTCATCCAGCAGTCTG CTCAGGATGGGCTTGTGGTCCAAATCAACTGTACTGGAGTTGGAGACAGAGGGCTGGATGTGAGACTGGTGTTTCACCTGCACCCTGACTACCCTTCATCTCCCCCCCACATCTCCATCTCTTCTACTGGTCTGTCCAGGACTCAGTGTCACAGCATCAGACAGAAGCTGCGGGATCGAGCTGCAGCGTTAGTCCCTGAGCCAATGGTTCACCAGCTGGTAGAGTGCTCACAG cagtgtgtggaGGTGACAGAGGACGGTGGAGGAGGCGACGAGGCAGTAGAAGAGTCAGAAAAAGATGAGTGGGCTGCAGTGCTGTTGCTGGACCACATCCGATCTCGAAATCGTTACATTGGACTGCTGGAGCGCTGGAGCCACCAACTGCAGCTGACTGGAAGGTTATTATTGGGACAAAGCATACTGGTTATTCTGCAGGGATCTAAACCTGACATCAAG GAATTTTGTCGCCGGTTGAAGACGGTGAAGGTGGACGTGGATTCTTCAGGCAGGAAATGCAAAGAGAGGATGATGAAGATTCTCATTGAAACCTCTTGGTCTTCCTCCCGTCAGCATTG tctccAGGGTTTTTTAGTGAAGAACTACCAGTCACTCTCAGAGCTGCCTGCAGCCTTTGAAGAACTCCACATGATTGAGCTTTACCAGCAGATACTGCCATTATTAAGTGACTAA
- the rwdd3 gene encoding RWD domain-containing protein 3 isoform X1, whose protein sequence is MSEAALEEVSVLSSIYCGEGEFQLIQQSAQDGLVVQINCTGVGDRGLDVRLVFHLHPDYPSSPPHISISSTGLSRTQCHSIRQKLRDRAAALVPEPMVHQLVECSQQQCVEVTEDGGGGDEAVEESEKDEWAAVLLLDHIRSRNRYIGLLERWSHQLQLTGRLLLGQSILVILQGSKPDIKEFCRRLKTVKVDVDSSGRKCKERMMKILIETSWSSSRQHCLQGFLVKNYQSLSELPAAFEELHMIELYQQILPLLSD, encoded by the exons ATGTCCGAAGCTGCTCTTGAAGAAGTTTCTGTTTTATCGTCCATATACTGCGGAGAAGGAGAGTTCCAGCTCATCCAGCAGTCTG CTCAGGATGGGCTTGTGGTCCAAATCAACTGTACTGGAGTTGGAGACAGAGGGCTGGATGTGAGACTGGTGTTTCACCTGCACCCTGACTACCCTTCATCTCCCCCCCACATCTCCATCTCTTCTACTGGTCTGTCCAGGACTCAGTGTCACAGCATCAGACAGAAGCTGCGGGATCGAGCTGCAGCGTTAGTCCCTGAGCCAATGGTTCACCAGCTGGTAGAGTGCTCACAG cagcagtgtgtggaGGTGACAGAGGACGGTGGAGGAGGCGACGAGGCAGTAGAAGAGTCAGAAAAAGATGAGTGGGCTGCAGTGCTGTTGCTGGACCACATCCGATCTCGAAATCGTTACATTGGACTGCTGGAGCGCTGGAGCCACCAACTGCAGCTGACTGGAAGGTTATTATTGGGACAAAGCATACTGGTTATTCTGCAGGGATCTAAACCTGACATCAAG GAATTTTGTCGCCGGTTGAAGACGGTGAAGGTGGACGTGGATTCTTCAGGCAGGAAATGCAAAGAGAGGATGATGAAGATTCTCATTGAAACCTCTTGGTCTTCCTCCCGTCAGCATTG tctccAGGGTTTTTTAGTGAAGAACTACCAGTCACTCTCAGAGCTGCCTGCAGCCTTTGAAGAACTCCACATGATTGAGCTTTACCAGCAGATACTGCCATTATTAAGTGACTAA